The sequence ACCCGATACAACAACCAGGAAAGGCAGGCGTAACCTTGCTTTATTGGCATTAATGTATGACACAGGAGCAAGGGTCCAGGAGATCATTGATCTGACACCATCCATGTTACGGCTCGACAAACCTGCCACCATCAAAATCATTGGAAAAGGCAATAAAGCAAGGTTAGTTCCAATGCTTGATGCACAAACAGTACACCTTAAAAACTATCTGAAAGAGTACGAGTTGGATAGTCCTTCGGCGAAACTGTACCCTCTTTTTTCAAACAGTAAAAAAGAAAAACTGACACGCGCAGGAATCAATTACATTATCCAGAAGTATGTAGGAATGGCAAGGAAAGAAAATAAGCTGATGATACCTTTAAAAATCACTTGTCATTCCTTCAGACATACAAAGGCGATGCACCTCCTTCAGGCGGGTGTTAACCTGGTCTATATCCGTGATATACTGGGACACGTCTCTGTGCAGACCACAGAAATTTATGCCAGAGCTGACTCCAAACAGAAACGCATTGCCCTGGAAAAAGCATATGAAGACGTAAATCCAGGTGAAAAGGCTGTATGGCTTAATAATGAGAATCTTATCTCTTGGCTCAAAAGATTCTGATATTTTTATGTAAAGTGATTCTTGATTAATCCTCATAGTATCAGGTTTTTACAGGGATTACTTTACATAATCATATACTTCACATAATGCACCTTATGTAAAGCTTTACATAAAGCCCACAACCACCCCAGTGGTACCCTTCGGCGAAGTGAACAGGATGACCGGCTGACCGAAAAGATGGACAAGGCCGGTAAACTATTGGAGCTTCCGGTAATAGATCATATCATATTGACCGCGGAAGCGTACTATTCATTTGCCGATAGAGGAGGGCTTTAGGGGCTATTTTTTATTCTTTACCCCAATTCTTGAATCTTCTGTCCCGAAGCCGATCATTCTGATGATAATATGCTCCTATTGGAAATCGTATCAACATATTAAAAAAGGTTAAATAGCAGAAGAACAATATATTGATCACAAAATAATAAGTAGATTAATGCAATGGAAATTTTTGTTGACTGCAATTTTAAATTGTTTTGTATATGATTGATCTATTTAATTTCTTTAGAAATACCCTAGTGGTATTAATGGTGGGGACATCTTTTGCATGGGCACAGGCCTCCCGTCAAGTGGAGAATCTTGAAGTTTTTGCCAAAGCTTATGGATATGTGAAGTACTTTCATCCAAGTGATGAAGCAGCACAATTGGACTGGGGCTGGTTTGCTGTCCATGGCGCACAAAAGGTCATTAACTGTCCTACTTCAGAAACACTTGTTGATTCATTGAACCATCTTTTTGCCCCGATTGCCCCAACAGTTTATTTTTCCAGTAGGGCATTGGAAAAACCTAGGGTTTTGGAAGTGGCCACTCCTCATGATCTAAAAGGATTTGATAAGGTTTATTGGCAGCATTATGGGGTAGGAAAGGATATGCTCAATCCAAGTAAACTTTATAAAAGTGTAAGGGTTAATAGGCTGGAAGTTGAACAGGAGGCCGGAAGTTTTGGGGGAATAGGAAGGTCGATAAAGGCTAATGACCATCATGGAAAAAAGTTCAAGCTTACAGGATATGCTAGACTCTCTCCAGGGAGCCAGGGAACCGGACATCTTTGGGTAAGGGAGGACACAAAAAGGAATGGAATGGGTTTTTTCAATAATATGGATGACCGCCCCATCACCTCTTCGGAATGGACTAAATACGAAATTGAAGGCAGGTTGGGGGATTTTTCCGACCGATTGGTATTTGGAGCGTTTTTAAAGGGGAGAGGATCATTTAAATTGGATGATATCCATTTGTATATTGAAACAGACAGCCAGTGGGAAGACGTACCTTTGGAGAACAACAGTTTTGAAGGAAAGGATTGGGCAAGGAATGGTTGGGAGAAAATGGGCGAGAAGTATGATCAGTTCACTGATGATGTTGACAAGTTTGACGGTCAGTATTCATTGGTCATAAAGTATACCGGAAATGAAAATAGAAAAATACAAAAGCCCATCTTTGAAGAAGCTCCTTCGATGGAAGAACCGTGGATTACCGCCTTGGGGAGTGGGGTGTGGATCAATATGCCATTGGTATTATTTACCGATAAAGACCATACCTTTCCGGTAGCTACCGAAGATATTGTGGCCTACATGGACCAGGCTGAAAAGGATACACCCACCGACGCTGCTTCTTTGGCATTCAGGCTTGGGAATATCATCAATGCTTGGAATGTTTTCCAGCATTTTTATCCCTACTTCGATGAAGTTGGAGCCAATTGGGACATGGTCCTTCATGATCAATTATTACGAACTTTTTCGAGCAACAAGGAAACCCATATTGATGATCTTAAAACCTTGACGGCTCCACTGAAAGATGGACATATAAATGTATCGGGGCCTTCCTCAAGCTATTTCTCGCCTCCCATCCTTTGGGAATGGGTAGAAAATGAACTGGTGATCACCGAGGTTTATGATGAAAAGTTGGGGTTAAACCGGGGGGATGTGGTAGAAGCAATTAACGGACATGAACCAAATGATTATTTTGACCAATTCAGAGGGAAAATTTCTGCACCTACAAAAGGCTGGCTGGATTACCGTGCCAATAGTGAAACGCTTTTTGGGGAAGAGGGAAGTGAAATGGACATCGATGTGAATGGAAGGAAGTACCAATTGATTAGGGATGTCGATCACTACCAGCACAGGACCAATCAACGGAAGTCCCTGCCACCTTACCGGTTTATGGATGGGGGAATAATCTATATCAACCTTGATGTGGCACCTATGGACACCATTGATGCGATAATGCCACAACTCGAGAAGTGTACAGGCATCATTGCAGACCTTAGGGGGTATCCTGTCGGGGACAACCATATGTTGATCAATTACTTGCTGAAAAAGTCGGACAAGAGTAAATGGATGCACGTGGATCAGGTAATATATCCGGACAGGGTGAACCCGGCAGGACAAAGTAGTCAAGGTTGGCAAATGTCTCCCCAAAAGCCCTACCTGGGTGATAGGAAGGTGGTGTTTATTA comes from Echinicola vietnamensis DSM 17526 and encodes:
- a CDS encoding S41 family peptidase, producing the protein MIDLFNFFRNTLVVLMVGTSFAWAQASRQVENLEVFAKAYGYVKYFHPSDEAAQLDWGWFAVHGAQKVINCPTSETLVDSLNHLFAPIAPTVYFSSRALEKPRVLEVATPHDLKGFDKVYWQHYGVGKDMLNPSKLYKSVRVNRLEVEQEAGSFGGIGRSIKANDHHGKKFKLTGYARLSPGSQGTGHLWVREDTKRNGMGFFNNMDDRPITSSEWTKYEIEGRLGDFSDRLVFGAFLKGRGSFKLDDIHLYIETDSQWEDVPLENNSFEGKDWARNGWEKMGEKYDQFTDDVDKFDGQYSLVIKYTGNENRKIQKPIFEEAPSMEEPWITALGSGVWINMPLVLFTDKDHTFPVATEDIVAYMDQAEKDTPTDAASLAFRLGNIINAWNVFQHFYPYFDEVGANWDMVLHDQLLRTFSSNKETHIDDLKTLTAPLKDGHINVSGPSSSYFSPPILWEWVENELVITEVYDEKLGLNRGDVVEAINGHEPNDYFDQFRGKISAPTKGWLDYRANSETLFGEEGSEMDIDVNGRKYQLIRDVDHYQHRTNQRKSLPPYRFMDGGIIYINLDVAPMDTIDAIMPQLEKCTGIIADLRGYPVGDNHMLINYLLKKSDKSKWMHVDQVIYPDRVNPAGQSSQGWQMSPQKPYLGDRKVVFIIDGQAISYAESYMGFVEANDLATIIGQPTAGTNGSFNAFTLPGGYKITFTGMHVVKHDGSQHHGIGVLPDIYVEKTIAGVKAGRDEFLEKAIQLLTK
- a CDS encoding site-specific integrase; its protein translation is MGPTDFAKHISDFISKYLPNENGASLNTITAYRDTFVLLLSFIEKHRKVKLEKLTLDYITKETIVAFLDWIQSERKCSNSTRNLRLAAIHSFYRYLQYQHLDNLYECQRILSIRSKKTAKDSIKYLSVEGIRLLLQQPDTTTRKGRRNLALLALMYDTGARVQEIIDLTPSMLRLDKPATIKIIGKGNKARLVPMLDAQTVHLKNYLKEYELDSPSAKLYPLFSNSKKEKLTRAGINYIIQKYVGMARKENKLMIPLKITCHSFRHTKAMHLLQAGVNLVYIRDILGHVSVQTTEIYARADSKQKRIALEKAYEDVNPGEKAVWLNNENLISWLKRF